CATATTATTATTTCTTTTTGGAGGTTATCTCCTCTTTGGTGGGGGAGTAGATAAGATTCACTGGCTCTCCATAAAAAATCAATGGAAGGGTCAGAAGGTCGTCTATTACAAAAATTCTATTTATGGAAATGTTTCTGTTGTTGAGAGGGAAAAGCAGTATACATTCTTCACTGACGGCATCCCCACCATTACGACTCCCACTCCGGATATCGTCTTTGTAGAAGAATTTGTTCATCTGCCGATGCTTTCCCACCAAAGCCCAGAGGAGATTTTGGTCTTAAGTGGTGGGGCAGGGGGTGTGATAGGTGAGATTCTCAAATACAGGAGTGTAAAAAAAATAGACTATGCTGAATTGGACCCTCTTCTATTGAAAGCAGTAAAGAAATTTCCTACGCCCCTTACCCAATCGGAGCTGGAAAACCAAAAAGTAGATATCCAAAATATCGATGGGAGGTTGTTTATCCAGAGGACACAAAAGTTATATGACCTCATTTTCGTTGGCGTCTCAAATCCAACTGATCTTCAGGTAAACAGAATGTTTACAAAAGAGTTCTTTGTTTTGGCCAAAAAGAAGCTTAAGCCAGGAGGGGTTTTCGTTATTGGTCTCCCTGGCTCTTTAACCTCTCTGAGTAAAGAACTAAAGAATCTTAATGGCTGTATTCTTAATACGCTGAGGAGCATTTACCCTTCTATTCGTATCATTCCAGGAGATTTTAATCTCTTTTTGGCTTCAAACTCAGAAGAGATCACGCTTATCAACGAGACCCTACTCAGTAAAAGGCTCGAAGAAAGAGAGCTTAGGACAAATCTTTTGACAAAGGGGCATCTAAAGTATAAGTTGGATAAAAGGAGGCTGGAGTGGTTTTTAAGCTCCCTAAACCAAGAGAGGAAAATAAACTCAGATTTTATTCCTCTGGCAGTATTCCATAGCCTTGCTTACAGAAATGCCCTTTTTTCTCCTTATATACAGAAGTGGTTTCAGTGGTTTGAGAAGATAAATTTAAAACAGATTATCTTCTTCCTTGCCATCTTTACCTTAAGTTTTATTTTTATCTGCTCAAGGATTAAAGGATCTTTAAAGATAGCTGTTCCCCTTGCTATTCTATTTACAGGATTTGCTGGAATGCTCTTTGACCTCATACTCGTATTTACCTTCCAGGTCCTCTGCGGGTATGTTTTTTATCAAATAGGGCTCTTGGTAACCGCTCTTATGGTCGGGACAACCGTAGGAAGCGGGCTTATGACATTCTTTTTGGAGAGGATTAAGAAAAGCATTCCTTTTTTTATGAAAGTAGAACTCTCAATCATCCTTTTTTCAGGCATCCTTCCAGTAATATTCCTCATTCTTCATCCTCATTTAGAAAACAGATCAGTCTTCTTTCTTACACAGGTAAGCTTTCTCGTCCTTTCTTTTATCTCTGGCTTTTTGATTGGCGTACAGTTCCCCTTGGCTGCAATGATACACTCACGGTTTTCTCCTAAGCTGGGAACTACTGCTGGCTTACTTTATGGTGCTGACCTTTTTGGGGGCTACATTGGAGGGGTTATCGGTGGAATCGTTCTTCTGCCCATCCTTGGATTGGTAAAGACCTGTTTTGTGGTGGCAATGGTTAAGATAAGCAGCCTTATCATATTTATTTTTTCTTCTCAAAGGTTTACATAAGATTGCTATACCTCATCTCCTTTAAAACTTTTTCAAATCAAACAGATGTTCTATTTGTCATCTCTATGAGTCTATATTAAATTAAACAGTATAGTAGTTCGGCTTGGCAAACGTTCATTAATTTGCAAAGTTGTGCACTATGAAACTTGATTGGGAAAAATGCTTGGTTATATTTTTATTAGTGTTTGCTATGGGAGCTGCTGGCTTAGTGCTACTCTTATTAAATGATAAGGCTATAGCCAAGAAAACTCAATCTATAGAAGCTAAGGAGTATAATATGCTGAAATCTGAAAAGAGCCCCTATCTCCTTCAGCATGCAGACAACCCCGTGGATTGGTACCCATGGGGAGTAGAAGCATTTGAGAAGGCAGAGAAGGAAGATAAGCCTATTTTTCTCTCTATTGGATACTCGACATGCCACTGGTGCCATGTAATGGAGCACGAGTCATTTGAGGATGCTGAGGTTGCCAGATTGATGAATGAGGTATTTGTCTCGATAAAGGTCGATCGCGAGGAGCGACCTGACATAGACAGCATCTACATGGCAATCTGTCAAATACTAACTGGCACTGGGGGATGGCCTCTTACCATCATTATGACGCCAGACAAAAAACCTTTCTTTGCCGCCACCTATATTCCGAAGGAGACACGGTATGGACGGATTGGTATGATGGATCTGATTCCACGTATCAAGAAGCTCTGGAAAGAACAGCGATCGGATGCTTTAGGTGCAGCACATCAAATTACTGCAGCCCTCAAGCAGGTATCGCCTGGCTCACCGGGTGCAAAGCTGGATGAATCCACCCTGAATCTCGCTTATGAGCAGCTGAGAAGAAACTTTGATGGGGAGCATGGTGGTTTCGGGAACACACCGAAATTTCCAACCCCCCACAGTCTCAGCTACCTTTTACGTTGCTGGAAGCGCAAAGAAAGCAAGGAAGCTCTTTTTATGGTTGAAAAGACCCTTCAAGAGATGAGACGTGGTGGCATCTATGACCATATCGGATTTGGCTTTCACCGCTACTCAACAGATTCAAAGTGGCTTTTGCCTCACTTTGAAAAGATGCTCTACGATCAGGCACTACTCGCTATAGCTTATATTGAGGCTTATCAAGCAACCAGAAAGGAAGAGTATGCAAAAACGGCAAGAGAGATTTTTACCTATGTTCTTCGGGATATGACGAACAAAGAAGGAGGATTCTATTCTGCTGAGGACGCTGATAGCGAGGGCAAAGAAGGGAAGATATATCTGTGGAAGTATGAAGAAATCAGACAAATTCTTGAAAAAGAAGAGGCAGATCTGATCGTTAAGGTGTTCGCTGTCAAAGAAGAGGGGAATTTCAAAGAAGAGGCAACCGGAGAAAAAACAGGTGAAAATATCCTGCATCTGGCAAAATCACTTGAAGAGCACGCAGCTAACTTTAAGATGTCCGAGCAAGGGCTTCAAAATCGCCTGGGAAAAATACGCCAGAAGCTATTTGCATATCGCAAGAAAAGAGTCCATCCCCATAAAGACGATAAGATTTTGACTGATTGGAATGGTTTCATGATCGCTGCACTGGCAAAAGGTGGACAGGTCTTTGATGAAGAGGAGTATGTCAAAGCCGGAAAGCGGGCTTTAGATTTTATCCTAAAGAATATGCGAACTAAAGATGGACGACTCCTTCATCGCTACCGCGATGGAGAGGCTGGTATATCTGCTTATTTAGATGATTATGCCTTTTTGATTTGGGGAGTGTTAGAACTCTTTGAGGCTACCTTTGAAGTGAAATACCTTACATTGGCTCTTGATTTGAACAGGGATTTGATAGAACACTACTGGGATAAAAGTAGTGGGGGATTCTATTTTACGGCTGATGATGGTGAGAAACTCCTTGTTCGCAACAAAGAGATTTACGATGGTGCCATACCCTCTGGAAACTCGGTGGCAAAGCTCAACCTCCTTCGACTTGGACGAATCACTGCTAATTCTGATCTGGAAGAGAAAGCAGCGAAAATCGGGAGCTTTTTTTCCGACATGGTCAAGCCGTCCCCATCTGCACATACCCATCTCATGGCTGCCTTGGATTTTGGAGTCGGGCCCTCTTATGAGGTGGTGGTTGTGGGCAACCCAGAGAGGAAGGACACAAAAGAGATGTTAAGGGCTATCAGAAGCCATTTTATACCGAACAAGGTGGTCATTCTCCGCCCAATTCAAGAATCCGCTGAAATTGATCGTCTCTCTCCGTTTGTCAAATACCAAAAGCCTATTAACGGCACAGCCACTGCCTATGTCTGTCTCAATTATAACTGTAAGCTCCCAACAACAGATAAGAGTAAAATGCTTAAGCTTCTCAATGTGGAATAGCGATGACGAAAAATGAGAAGCCTGCCACTTGACCAAATGATTTCTTTTTGATAGAAGATAATCAATTCCGAATTCACTTAAAAAATCCCTAAAAAACAAAAGGGGTTTTAAGAACCGCAAAAACTTATTGACTAAAACCATCTTTTTTGATAAGAAAAGAGACTCAGATTATTTAAGTAAATCGAAAGGGGGGAATAAAATAAAATGAAAGATAAGTTAATTATTGCAGGGGTTGTTATCGCCATTGTCTTTACTTTTTTAGGTTATACTCAGATAAAACAACTCTCTCAAAAATTGGCTGCGCTGGAGCGAGATGTTGCGTCCCTCTTAAAGACCCAGGAGAGCAAACAGATTTCTGAAAAAGTCGGTACCCTCGAGACAAAGGTTGAGACTCTCAAAAAGGAGACAGAGAAGTTAGATAAAGATATCCTGGCATCAAAAGAAGCCATACCCATTATTGAGAAGCTCACAGAATCACTGATCAAGATAATCGAGGCTTCAAAATCAGAGCAGAGGAAAAAGTAAAAAGTCCATATAAGAGGAGGAGCAAGATGTTAAAGAGGATAGCTTTGATTTTCAGTGTGATATTTTTAGTGGTGAGTCT
The genomic region above belongs to Nitrospinota bacterium and contains:
- a CDS encoding spermine synthase, yielding ILLFLFGGYLLFGGGVDKIHWLSIKNQWKGQKVVYYKNSIYGNVSVVEREKQYTFFTDGIPTITTPTPDIVFVEEFVHLPMLSHQSPEEILVLSGGAGGVIGEILKYRSVKKIDYAELDPLLLKAVKKFPTPLTQSELENQKVDIQNIDGRLFIQRTQKLYDLIFVGVSNPTDLQVNRMFTKEFFVLAKKKLKPGGVFVIGLPGSLTSLSKELKNLNGCILNTLRSIYPSIRIIPGDFNLFLASNSEEITLINETLLSKRLEERELRTNLLTKGHLKYKLDKRRLEWFLSSLNQERKINSDFIPLAVFHSLAYRNALFSPYIQKWFQWFEKINLKQIIFFLAIFTLSFIFICSRIKGSLKIAVPLAILFTGFAGMLFDLILVFTFQVLCGYVFYQIGLLVTALMVGTTVGSGLMTFFLERIKKSIPFFMKVELSIILFSGILPVIFLILHPHLENRSVFFLTQVSFLVLSFISGFLIGVQFPLAAMIHSRFSPKLGTTAGLLYGADLFGGYIGGVIGGIVLLPILGLVKTCFVVAMVKISSLIIFIFSSQRFT
- a CDS encoding thioredoxin domain-containing protein; its protein translation is MKLDWEKCLVIFLLVFAMGAAGLVLLLLNDKAIAKKTQSIEAKEYNMLKSEKSPYLLQHADNPVDWYPWGVEAFEKAEKEDKPIFLSIGYSTCHWCHVMEHESFEDAEVARLMNEVFVSIKVDREERPDIDSIYMAICQILTGTGGWPLTIIMTPDKKPFFAATYIPKETRYGRIGMMDLIPRIKKLWKEQRSDALGAAHQITAALKQVSPGSPGAKLDESTLNLAYEQLRRNFDGEHGGFGNTPKFPTPHSLSYLLRCWKRKESKEALFMVEKTLQEMRRGGIYDHIGFGFHRYSTDSKWLLPHFEKMLYDQALLAIAYIEAYQATRKEEYAKTAREIFTYVLRDMTNKEGGFYSAEDADSEGKEGKIYLWKYEEIRQILEKEEADLIVKVFAVKEEGNFKEEATGEKTGENILHLAKSLEEHAANFKMSEQGLQNRLGKIRQKLFAYRKKRVHPHKDDKILTDWNGFMIAALAKGGQVFDEEEYVKAGKRALDFILKNMRTKDGRLLHRYRDGEAGISAYLDDYAFLIWGVLELFEATFEVKYLTLALDLNRDLIEHYWDKSSGGFYFTADDGEKLLVRNKEIYDGAIPSGNSVAKLNLLRLGRITANSDLEEKAAKIGSFFSDMVKPSPSAHTHLMAALDFGVGPSYEVVVVGNPERKDTKEMLRAIRSHFIPNKVVILRPIQESAEIDRLSPFVKYQKPINGTATAYVCLNYNCKLPTTDKSKMLKLLNVE